CTTAGCGCCATCACTCCTCGCTGGCTCGTTCAGCTTCTCTCCTGGGTTCCGGTGGAGTCGGGCACCTATCGCGTCAATCGGGTCAAGAATGAATCGGAGATCGAGGTCGTCTGTGGCTCACGCGATGAGCGCAAGCTGCCTGAGACCTTCGTCGACTATGAGGAGAAACCTCGCGAGTACACGCTGAGCGCAATCTCAACCATCGTGGATGTCCACACGCGCGTCTCAGACCTTTACAGCCATCCGCACGACCAGATCCGCGAGCAGCTGCGGTTGACGGTCGAGAAGGTCAAGGAGCGGCAGGAGAGCGAACTGATCAACAATGCGGACTACGGTCTGTTGAGCAATGTCGATCCAGCCTTTAAGGTGCAGACGCGCAAGGGATCGCCTACGCCCGATGATCTGGATGAGTTGATCGCCAAGGTGTGGAAGGAACCGGCGTTCTTCCTCGCTCACCCCACCGCTATCGCAGCCTTTGGCCGTGAGTGCACCCGCCGCGGAGTTCCTCCGCCAACAACGACCATGTTTGGCTCGCCCTTCCTGACGTGGCGCGGTCTCCCGCTCGTCCCTTCGGACAAGCTGGGCATCGATGCCGCAGGCAAGACCAATATCCTTCTACTGCGCACTGGCGAGAAGAAGCAGGGCGTTGTCGGACTCTTCCAGCCCGGACTCCCCGGCGAGCAGACGCCTGGCCTCTCCGTGCGCTTCATGGGAATCGATCGCAACTCGCTCGCCTCGTACCTGGTGTCGCTGTATTGCTCGGCGGCTGTGCTCACTGAAGACGCGTTGGGCGTGCTCGAGAACGTAGAGGTTGGCAACTACTATGAGTACAAGTGATCAGGACAAAGCCGGAAGCTTCTCGCCGGTGATGATTGAGGATGTTGCCGGCGGTGAGCTGCCTGCAGGTCTGCCAGATGTAGCGGCCCTCGCCCAGATGGCGAACGAGTTCTTTCGTTCGGCACCTGGGCAGGCGGGGCCATTTGGCGGCAACCAGTTTGGCGGCGCTCAGTCGGCGGTGACACTACCAAGCATGGCCCCGCAGTTTGGGGCTACGCCTTCCTCGTTCGCTCCGCCATCTGCCGAGAGGCTCCCAAGCGAGGCCGATGTGCAACGGCTCTCAGGCAGCGCTCCCTCAGCTTTTGAGCTTTCACTCGCCGCGGCTCCAGTTTCGCCAAATCCCTCATCGTTCTCCGGTGCGGGGTTTCCGCAGAGTGCTCTAGCGGACACTATTGCTTCTCCGTTCTCGCAGCCGATGCCTGTGTTCGACTTGCCGTTCCCGAACTTCGAAGCCGCGCTGCCAGCTATTCCACGCATGGCCGCGCTGCCTACGGAAGCCGATGTGACGGCGGCTCTGAACTCGGTCTCGTCCTTCTACTTCCTGGAGGATGCGGGGGCGCTTTCGAAGCCAACGCAAGCCAAGGCTGATCGACCTGCTGCTGCGGCAATCTCTCCTTCGCTTCTGCCGGACCTCCAGTTGCCTCGCAAGCAGTTCGATGTAGACTCTGTGCGCCGCGACTTCCCCATCCTGCAGGAGCGCGTCAACGGCAAGCCTCTCATCTGGCTGGACAATGCAGCCACGACGCAGAAGCCGCAGAGCGTGATCGATCGCATCTCGTACTTCTACGAGCACGAGAACTCGAACATTCATCGCGCTGCGCATGAGCTCGCAGCACGAGCAACCGACGCCTATGAAGGCGCACGCCAGAAGGTAGCGCGCTTTCTCAACGCTCCTTCAACCAACGAGATTGTCTTCGTGCGTGGTGCGACCGAGGCGATCAACCTGGTTGCAAAGAGCTGGGGCAAGCGGCATATCGGCAAGGACGACGAGATCATCATCAGCTGGATCGAACACCACGCGAACATCGTCCCCTGGCAGATGCTTGCCGCGGAGACCGGTGCTCGCCTGCGTGTCGCTCCTGTCGATGACGATGGACAGATTCTGCTGGATGAGTTTGAGAAGCTGCTGAATCCGAAGACGCGTCTTGTCTCGGTCACGCAGGTCTCAAACGCGCTGGGTACCATTACGCCTACCCGTCAGATTGTGCAGATGGCGCATCGCTACGGAGCGCGTGTGCTGGTCGATGGAGCTCAATCGGTCTCGCACATGAGCACTGACGTCCAGGCACTCGACTGCGACTTCTTCGTCTTCTCTGGCCACAAGGTCTTCGGGCCTACGGGCATTGGCGTCCTCTATGGCAAAC
This Granulicella aggregans DNA region includes the following protein-coding sequences:
- a CDS encoding family 2A encapsulin nanocompartment shell protein — translated: MATNETRRAVGDAAARQLANTTKTAPQLSAITPRWLVQLLSWVPVESGTYRVNRVKNESEIEVVCGSRDERKLPETFVDYEEKPREYTLSAISTIVDVHTRVSDLYSHPHDQIREQLRLTVEKVKERQESELINNADYGLLSNVDPAFKVQTRKGSPTPDDLDELIAKVWKEPAFFLAHPTAIAAFGRECTRRGVPPPTTTMFGSPFLTWRGLPLVPSDKLGIDAAGKTNILLLRTGEKKQGVVGLFQPGLPGEQTPGLSVRFMGIDRNSLASYLVSLYCSAAVLTEDALGVLENVEVGNYYEYK
- a CDS encoding family 2A encapsulin nanocompartment cargo protein cysteine desulfurase — protein: MSTSDQDKAGSFSPVMIEDVAGGELPAGLPDVAALAQMANEFFRSAPGQAGPFGGNQFGGAQSAVTLPSMAPQFGATPSSFAPPSAERLPSEADVQRLSGSAPSAFELSLAAAPVSPNPSSFSGAGFPQSALADTIASPFSQPMPVFDLPFPNFEAALPAIPRMAALPTEADVTAALNSVSSFYFLEDAGALSKPTQAKADRPAAAAISPSLLPDLQLPRKQFDVDSVRRDFPILQERVNGKPLIWLDNAATTQKPQSVIDRISYFYEHENSNIHRAAHELAARATDAYEGARQKVARFLNAPSTNEIVFVRGATEAINLVAKSWGKRHIGKDDEIIISWIEHHANIVPWQMLAAETGARLRVAPVDDDGQILLDEFEKLLNPKTRLVSVTQVSNALGTITPTRQIVQMAHRYGARVLVDGAQSVSHMSTDVQALDCDFFVFSGHKVFGPTGIGVLYGKPDVLADTPPWQGGGNMIVDVTFEKTIYHAPPARFEAGTGNIADAVGLGAAIDYVEGLGMENIARHEHDLLIYATKLLQTVPGLRLIGTAKEKASVMSFVLEGYKTEEVGAALNKEGIAVRSGHHCAQPALRRFGVETSVRPSLALYNNYADVDALIAVLRKLKNGGA